The window AGAACACGCAGCGAAATTTACTCTTTGACGGTGTATCTTTGGTAACATTAGTTGCTTTCGGTCGGGCGGGCGAACAGCATTTGCATCGTTCCTTGTGGACCGCAAGGGTAGATTCTTGGCGCCTGCTTCGCTGGAGAAAGCGGTGCCGATTCGCCATGGGAGGCAGGCGTCGTGCTTGACGTCACGCATTGAGTACCGTTGAGGAATGAGTATCCACCCTGCTTGGTCATTTGTTGTGATGAAAGCTATCGCGGTTCGCTTAAGTTCTGACAGGCGTTGGAACTCGAACTGCGCCATGTAGGGGGTGCACCTAGCAGTACAGAACCCTACAAGCATCTACCCTTCAATGAGCACCCTTTTCCTCCAGGTCTACGGATGTCAACGGGAGGTGTCTGGGCCGTGGAAGACTAGCAGCTGGTCCTGTGGAGTGGAACCGCCCCGTGTTATTTGAGCTGGGTTTCTTTATGACGATGTGATAAGCATCGATGCTTCTTTTACCTTGTATCCGCGATGAAACCCATGGTGGCCGGCGGGCGTCGTTCACTTCCCTCCAGTCCACTGCAGCGCGGAGTTGTTGCTCCAAAGCGAGGAACTTCATTTGCACTTCGAGTTGCGCACCTTCAGTTTGAGGGCAGCCCCTGTCGATAAAGGTGGCAGGCACCCTCCAATTCACGCCGGCTTTCGCTTCGAGTTGTCGATGTTGGGCCGCTCGGGATGGAGACCCACGTCTTCTCTACAGGGGATCggtggcgccggccgcggatCGCGGGGGCTCTTGTGAaggcgcctcggcgagcCTCATGCAAACGAGTgagtctcttctgtctctttaCCTTTCTGAGTCCCGTAGGTCTACTCCTCTGTGCCCGTGCTCCTCACCACTTGTGCCTTGCTACACTCTCGATCCGTCTCGTAGGCGCAGAGACGATGCTCGCCGAAGTCGTGCGGCGCGCCAAGGATTTAGTGGGTCAGCAGTGGAGGAACGGGTCACGGCAGATTGCGGAGCGCTTCGACGTCTCCCACAGTTACCTGAAGTCTGTTCTTCCTCAGCACGATGCTGTGGGACTCGAAAACTACAAGATGATCGCGGACCGGTACGCGGAACTGACAGAGGAAACCCGCGCGTCAGTCGGGGCGCGGCACTTTGAGGAGATCAGCAAGCGTAATGGTCACTATCAACAGATTCTCCTCGAGTAAGTGCGACAGATTTTGAAGAGTGTCCTTGGCGTCGACGTGAGGCCTCAGGTAGGTGCTAGAGAACGCTACAAGCGCGACGTCGTGCCCAAGCATGACGCAGGTACTTTATCACCCTCACTGTCTGCCGCCAGCCCACGAGGGCGGCACCTCGACGGGAGACCCAGCCACGCCGGCCTGCGGCGTGCTGGCAATGATTCAGGGAGTGGAAACGAGGGGCGGGCATCCGCCAGGAGGAGCGTCGGGAGGCGAGCAAGAAGCTGTTCAcccagcgagcgcgcggagagtcCAGGGGCGCGGTTCACTGCTGACCAGCGCCGGCACCTCGCCAGTCTCTACAAGAGGCTGTCAGTTGTTTCTCAGCAGCAAAAGTTACTCGAGAACACCCCTAAAGCGGTGCTCCTCCGCACCATCGAGCAAGAGCTTATCCGTCAAATACAGGACGTGGAGGATCAGCTCTCTCTTGAATCGGCACAGCATGACTTTCTGACCCAGAAAGAGTTCGCGGATGCAGTCATGAAAGAAATGCGAAGGCGGGACCAGCGCATGGCAGCCCAGatggcggaggcaggcgcagcggtgGAGGAAACAGGAAATGTCCTCGTTTCAGTGCGGACACTTCTCACCGAACTCCGCGCGTTTCCAATTCGTACAGCGCAAACGCGTGAGATTTCCACGACCAAAAGGAGCGAGCATGAACGCGCGATTGCTGCCGCACCAGAGGGGTGCAGGTGAATGTGGCTGATTATTGATACTCTCCTGTTGTAGTTGGCATTGGCGGTGCCGCCTCACTTAACCTCACGAGAGTCTGCTCAAGCCACTTTTGTTGTAAAGTTCCACTCCATCCTACATGTGTGCGCGTCCTATGCTCTGAGTGTGACTTTATCCTGACTTGATGGAGTGCGTTTCCACATCTCTACATTGCCCGTCATTTTGAGGAATGCCTTGAGATTTAAGTAAGGTAGAAGGGTCTCTTTCGTGGCCGCAGTTGTTTTGTGCACTTCGCAGCTGACCTGGATGCAACAGCAGGGTCACAGGCCGATGAAACATTTCGTAGGGATGGCATATTGCAGAACGAGGTTAGCTACGCAGAAGACAAGCAGTGAAGCCGGCTCGGCTTCCAACTAGGGAAAGGCTAGGCAGACTAGGTCAAGCTCTTTTCAGATTTGGAGATATTTCTTTGCGACCGTGAGCAGTTCAGTATTTTAGCACATCAGTCTGCTCGAAATCAAGAGGAAAATCTCTAAGGTCACGAAGTCTGCCAGCGCGAGCTATTCTTCCCCGCCACGCGGAAAGACAATCTTGGTAGCGCAATATGCTACCATCAAATTCAACGTCGATCATGATATCCAGTGTATTGTGATGACCCGACTGGGCATCATTCCAGACGTTGGAATAGCAGTGGCCCTTCAAACGCTTTCGCATCCGTGGCAGACGAGCGAAATGTCTCGCAGTCAGCCATGGGTGGCCGCTGATCAGTGCAATCTTGCTTCTATATCAACAGACGAGCCGGCTGCTCGGTCTCTTCCGTTGACTACCCAGTCTGTCTTGAATTGCCGTGACGTTTGTCTTCCGCGTGGGTTTTTCCTAAGCAGTACTTTGTGACATTTTCTCACTCGTTACTCTTCTAGGGTGCCTATCTTTCAGCTCGCAAATGCTGCAAGAGGACACGATTTTTTCACCATGTATTCGTACAATACGAAGAGGCTACTCAGGTGTTCTAGTCTTGGAAGTCGCAAGATCTAGGCTCTTCTTTGACTACCTTTGAGTGTCTACTTTGTTCCTTCGTTAATGCCGGCACTTTCTACTGTTCTCTGTTACTGCTTTGCTTTTGTTCGCGTAAACGCCGGTCTGGGCTGCACCCGAGGTCCACTGCTCCGCAAATCTCATCTACAATAGCGCGTGTTCGTATTCCGGTGTGTATATGATGCGTAGTGCGTAGAATAGACACCAGTGTCCAGCATACATGCTGTGTGGCTAGTGAGAATAACATAGTCTGTTCGTCCGCGATAAAGTTAGATCTCCTTCGCCCATCCTAAAAACGCCATACCCGTGCCCACGAGCGCGGGTATGGGTTTCCTCAAACTTCGGACATAGTATTCGTGAAGCGGCAAGTCTCGTCAGTTGTCCTCTGCTTTGTGATTTTCCGTTGCCTGCGGTATCTCGTCAGCCTCCTTGAGGGAGCTGACGGTTTTATAAAGTAATATTCCGTGCCTCGCACCGCGTGGCTGTTATAATTTGTTTCCTTAAATGGCCTCCAAATTCCGAGCTCCAGAAGTTACACAAGCATCTGTAGAGGCGGTCTCTGAAGCCCCTTTTGTAGATGGCGGACCGCCAGGTAGCTGGAGAGACCACCTATGTCTCCGTGTCAAACGCCCGCAGCAAGGTTTGAAGTCGTCGCCCGGGAGGAGCTCCAGTTTTTCCAAAGTGAACCTGGAGGAATCCGATTCTCCCTTAGCTGcttgcgccgcctctccccaGACGCAGGCAAGTCCAGCCCCGCTCAGAATAGAAGCGAATAACGTCCGCTCGGAAACTACCTGTAGTGGCTCTCCCCAGACGACCACGGCAGGCGCCCGTATGTATGTGCCACTTGGGGCAGACATGCGTCACTCTCCCACTGTGATGGCATGCAATTAGGGCGGCTTACCCTTTTTTCGGGGCACAGAAGCGCGTGGGAGTGAACGGGTGTGTTACTCTCCCGTGCGTGTTCACGTGTGCGAGCTGCGTGCCTTGCTGCGAAAAAATGTGCTGCATTTGAAGATCGGGAAAACGTCCGCCGTTGTGTTCTCGTCGTCTCACTGTGAAGCGAACAGAGCGAAGGAGAACTGTCTCCTCGACACGAAACCTTGTGGTGTTTGTAGTGCCCGCCGCCATCCTCAAGCATCAGTTCGCGGTACTATCTGGAAGCGTATGTCTAACAAGGGGCGTTCGCAGCTCTTTTCGGGCAAGGAGAAAACTCCGTGCAAGCCCACGCGGCACCAAGTGTCTCGAATCATTGTCGTGTGCGTGGAACGCTTGTGCCATTGTTT is drawn from Besnoitia besnoiti strain Bb-Ger1 chromosome VI, whole genome shotgun sequence and contains these coding sequences:
- a CDS encoding hypothetical protein (encoded by transcript BESB_067900), producing METHVFSTGDRWRRPRIAGALVKAPRRASCKRVSLFCLFTFLSPVGLLLCARAPHHLCLATLSIRLVGAETMLAEVVRRAKDLVGQQWRNGSRQIAERFDVSHSYLKSVLPQHDAVGLENYKMIADRYAELTEETRASVGARHFEEISKRNGHYQQILLE